A stretch of Carnobacterium iners DNA encodes these proteins:
- the acpS gene encoding holo-ACP synthase translates to MIVGIGLDITEIARIGHAVKKRSTFSNRVLTQAEWAIFNELKGSRQIEFLAGRYAAKEAFSKAFGTGIGKLGFHDIEILPNEKGKPVVTKSPFVGNIFLSITHTDTVAAAQIILEKE, encoded by the coding sequence ATGATTGTAGGCATAGGTTTAGACATAACTGAAATAGCTCGAATTGGACATGCTGTAAAAAAAAGAAGTACTTTTTCAAATAGAGTATTAACTCAAGCTGAGTGGGCTATATTTAATGAATTAAAGGGTTCTCGTCAAATCGAATTTTTAGCGGGACGTTATGCTGCGAAAGAGGCTTTTTCAAAAGCCTTTGGAACGGGTATCGGCAAGCTAGGGTTTCATGATATAGAAATATTGCCTAACGAAAAAGGCAAGCCCGTTGTAACAAAAAGTCCATTTGTTGGAAATATTTTTCTTTCTATTACACATACAGATACAGTTGCTGCTGCTCAAATAATTTTAGAAAAAGAATAA
- a CDS encoding DEAD/DEAH box helicase → MKFSELGLAPELLKSVERLGFEEATPVQAQTIPLALEGKDVIGQAQTGTGKTAAFGLPMLQKIDINNRAVQGLVIAPTRELAIQTQEELFRLSRDKKVRVQVVYGGADISRQIRALKDAPHIIVGTPGRLLDHIKRKTLKLNHVETLVLDEGDEMLNMGFIDDIETIINEVPAEHQTLLFSATMPAPIKRIGVRYMKNPEHVSIKATTLSDSLIEQFFVRCKDFEKFDIMTRLFDVQTPELTIIFGRTKRRVDEIAKGLEMRGYRAEGIHGDLSQQKRMSVLKAFKTGKIDILVATDVAARGLDISGVTHVYNYDIPQDPESYVHRIGRTGRAGKEGVSVSFITPNEMGYLRVIEDLTKKEMTPLRPPTNAEAFEGQIKASMEEASSIIDANGLEIYEKAAAQLLETYTAEDIAASFLKSISKDAAAVPVKITPERPLPSRGGSKGGGKGGSSSRGGYKGKSSGGGYRGNRSGGKPGERRGGSASGSGAGYSSEKKRGSSDSRRSKPASDRRQGGGDRNFTIRNKD, encoded by the coding sequence TTGAAATTTTCAGAATTAGGTTTAGCACCAGAATTATTAAAATCAGTAGAACGTTTAGGCTTTGAGGAGGCAACTCCGGTTCAAGCACAAACGATTCCATTAGCACTTGAAGGAAAAGACGTCATCGGGCAAGCACAAACTGGTACAGGGAAAACAGCTGCATTTGGTTTACCAATGTTACAAAAAATTGATATCAACAATCGTGCAGTTCAAGGATTAGTTATTGCACCAACACGTGAATTGGCTATCCAGACACAAGAAGAGTTATTCCGCTTAAGTCGCGACAAAAAAGTTCGTGTCCAAGTTGTTTATGGTGGAGCAGATATTAGTCGTCAAATTCGTGCATTAAAAGATGCACCGCATATTATTGTTGGTACACCTGGACGTTTATTAGACCATATCAAACGTAAAACATTAAAATTAAATCATGTTGAAACATTGGTCTTGGATGAAGGGGACGAAATGTTGAATATGGGCTTTATTGATGATATCGAAACAATCATTAATGAAGTTCCGGCAGAACATCAAACATTGTTATTCTCAGCGACAATGCCAGCTCCTATCAAACGTATTGGTGTAAGATACATGAAGAATCCGGAACACGTTAGTATCAAAGCAACGACTTTATCTGATAGTTTAATTGAACAATTCTTCGTTCGCTGTAAAGATTTCGAGAAATTTGATATCATGACACGTTTATTCGATGTTCAAACACCTGAGTTAACGATCATCTTCGGACGTACAAAACGTCGCGTTGATGAAATTGCTAAAGGCTTAGAAATGCGTGGATATCGTGCAGAAGGAATCCATGGCGATCTTTCTCAACAAAAACGAATGAGTGTTTTAAAAGCTTTTAAAACAGGTAAAATTGATATCTTAGTAGCAACTGACGTAGCTGCACGTGGATTAGATATATCAGGAGTAACACACGTTTATAACTATGATATTCCTCAAGATCCAGAAAGTTATGTTCACCGTATCGGCCGTACTGGTCGTGCAGGTAAAGAAGGAGTTTCAGTTTCTTTCATAACACCAAATGAAATGGGCTATTTACGTGTGATTGAAGATTTAACTAAAAAAGAAATGACACCATTGCGTCCACCAACAAACGCTGAAGCTTTTGAAGGACAAATCAAAGCGTCTATGGAAGAAGCCAGTTCTATCATTGATGCTAACGGATTAGAAATTTATGAAAAAGCAGCAGCTCAATTACTAGAAACCTATACAGCTGAAGATATAGCAGCCTCTTTCTTGAAGAGTATTTCTAAGGACGCAGCAGCAGTACCGGTTAAAATTACACCTGAGCGTCCATTACCAAGTCGAGGCGGAAGCAAAGGCGGCGGTAAAGGCGGATCATCATCTCGTGGTGGTTATAAAGGGAAATCTAGTGGCGGCGGATACCGTGGCAATCGCAGTGGTGGAAAACCAGGCGAACGTCGTGGCGGGTCAGCTTCTGGTTCAGGAGCAGGTTACAGTTCAGAAAAAAAACGTGGCAGTAGCGATAGCCGTCGTAGCAAGCCAGCCTCTGACAGACGTCAAGGCGGCGGAGACCGTAATTTTACTATTCGTAACAAAGACTAA
- the alr gene encoding alanine racemase has translation MAIGVHRKTIAYIDKKAISTNVQQEIKRLDENVVLYAVVKANGYGHGAVEVAAAAKEGGASGFCVAILDEALELRKAGFTEPILIMGLVDATYADLIALNKLSVAVSSLDWLERANKIVKNNGCEEKLLVHIALDTGMGRIGIRIPEELQEVEQWINKSETTYFEGVFTHFATADSPDQEQFIEQAEKFNTLIASLHRKPPFIHVANSATALWHQSCSSNMIRFGIAMYGLNPSGGILKEPYKLVPAMRISSEVNYVKQMKLGDTVGYGATYSAKEGEWVGTVPIGYADGWRRDLQGQDVLVDGKRCEIIGRICMDQCMIRLPYEVEEGTEVILVGESENEKITLQDIANHLGTIHYEIACGLATRVPRIYI, from the coding sequence GTGGCCATAGGAGTACACCGTAAAACAATTGCTTATATCGATAAGAAAGCAATCAGTACTAATGTTCAACAAGAAATAAAAAGACTAGATGAAAATGTAGTGCTTTATGCAGTCGTTAAAGCTAATGGATATGGACATGGAGCTGTAGAAGTTGCTGCGGCCGCTAAAGAAGGTGGGGCATCAGGATTTTGCGTGGCTATTCTAGACGAAGCATTAGAGCTAAGAAAAGCAGGATTTACTGAACCAATTCTAATTATGGGGTTAGTAGATGCAACTTATGCAGACTTGATAGCATTGAATAAGCTTAGCGTAGCGGTCAGTAGTTTGGATTGGCTCGAACGAGCTAATAAAATAGTGAAAAATAATGGTTGTGAAGAGAAATTATTAGTTCATATCGCTTTAGATACTGGAATGGGCCGTATTGGAATTAGAATACCAGAAGAATTACAAGAGGTAGAACAGTGGATAAATAAAAGTGAAACGACTTATTTCGAAGGGGTTTTTACCCATTTTGCAACAGCTGATAGTCCGGATCAAGAACAATTTATAGAACAAGCTGAAAAGTTTAATACCTTAATAGCTAGTCTACATCGAAAACCACCTTTCATACACGTTGCTAATAGTGCGACAGCTCTTTGGCATCAGTCGTGTTCCTCGAATATGATTCGTTTTGGTATTGCAATGTATGGATTAAATCCATCTGGTGGTATTTTAAAAGAGCCATATAAATTAGTACCAGCTATGAGAATCAGTAGTGAAGTTAATTATGTCAAACAAATGAAACTAGGAGACACAGTAGGGTACGGAGCAACCTACTCAGCAAAAGAGGGTGAGTGGGTTGGGACTGTTCCAATAGGGTATGCGGATGGATGGCGTCGAGATTTACAAGGACAAGATGTTCTTGTAGATGGAAAAAGATGTGAAATAATAGGCAGGATTTGTATGGATCAGTGTATGATTCGTTTACCTTATGAAGTTGAAGAAGGAACAGAGGTTATTCTTGTGGGAGAAAGTGAAAACGAAAAGATTACTTTGCAAGACATAGCCAATCATTTAGGCACTATTCACTATGAAATTGCCTGTGGTCTTGCAACACGTGTTCCTAGGATATATATTTAG
- a CDS encoding Bax inhibitor-1 family protein, producing MNTQRKDVTNDFIEQPTMARFFASVYGYMTLGLAISGITAFYASQSPFILNLVYGSPFGLIGLFIAEIFLVSKLATNGMKMRSASSSLFGFIAFALLNGITLASIFLIYELGSIGSAFLMASATFAGMSLVGFFTKRDMSTLGGQLRGALIGLIVAMLVNSFILRSGPADFVLSIITVLIFVGFTAYDTHKLKQLYIQFSGENSLGAVAISGALSLYLDFINIFLALLRIFGNRRD from the coding sequence TTGAATACTCAAAGAAAAGATGTCACAAATGATTTTATTGAGCAACCGACTATGGCTAGATTTTTTGCCTCAGTATACGGTTATATGACCTTAGGTCTAGCTATTTCAGGAATAACAGCATTTTATGCTTCTCAAAGTCCATTTATTTTAAATTTGGTTTATGGTAGCCCCTTTGGGCTGATTGGTTTATTTATAGCAGAGATATTTTTAGTATCAAAGCTAGCTACCAATGGAATGAAGATGAGGTCAGCTAGTTCATCTTTGTTTGGCTTTATTGCATTTGCTTTATTAAACGGTATTACATTAGCAAGTATCTTTTTGATTTACGAATTAGGAAGTATTGGTTCAGCCTTCTTAATGGCTTCTGCAACTTTCGCTGGAATGAGTTTAGTAGGCTTTTTTACCAAACGTGATATGTCAACATTAGGCGGACAGCTAAGAGGAGCTTTAATTGGTTTGATTGTTGCTATGCTAGTAAACAGCTTTATTCTGCGTAGTGGTCCTGCTGATTTTGTCTTATCTATTATTACAGTTTTAATTTTTGTTGGATTTACTGCATATGATACGCATAAATTAAAACAACTTTATATTCAATTTAGTGGAGAAAATTCACTAGGAGCAGTAGCTATCAGTGGAGCTCTAAGTTTATATCTAGATTTTATTAACATTTTTCTTGCCTTGTTGCGTATTTTTGGAAATAGACGCGATTAG